The following proteins are encoded in a genomic region of Streptococcus equi subsp. equi:
- the accC gene encoding acetyl-CoA carboxylase, with protein sequence MFNKILIANRGEIAVRIIRAARELGISTVAVYSEADREALHTILADQAICIGPSRSKESYLNMNSVLSAAVVTGAQAIHPGFGFLSENSKFVTMCEEMNIKFIGPSGAVMDKMGDKINARAEMIKAGVPVIPGSDGEVYNAQEALEIARQIGYPVMLKAAAGGGGKGIRKVESEADLEAAFNAASQEALGAFGNGAMYLEKVIYPARHIEVQILGDSQGHVIHLGERDCSLQRNNQKVLEESPSIAIGTTLRQRMGEAAVRAAKAVSYENAGTIEFLLDEASGDFYFMEMNTRVQVEHPVTEFVTGVDIVKEQLRIAAGLPLSVRQEDIVITGHAIECRINAENPSFNFAPSPGKITDLYLPSGGVGLRIDSAVYSGYTIPPYYDSMIAKIIVHGDNRFDALMKMQRALFELEIEGIMTNIDFQMDLISDKQVIAGDYDTSFLMETFLPSYNKD encoded by the coding sequence CGAGAATTAGGCATTTCCACAGTTGCTGTTTATTCTGAGGCTGATAGAGAGGCTTTACATACGATCTTGGCAGACCAAGCCATCTGTATTGGACCGTCAAGATCAAAGGAATCCTATCTCAATATGAATTCTGTCTTATCAGCAGCTGTGGTGACAGGGGCGCAGGCTATCCACCCAGGGTTTGGTTTTTTAAGTGAAAATTCAAAATTTGTGACCATGTGCGAGGAAATGAACATCAAGTTTATTGGCCCCTCAGGAGCTGTCATGGATAAAATGGGCGACAAAATCAACGCCCGCGCTGAGATGATTAAGGCAGGTGTTCCTGTTATTCCAGGCTCAGACGGCGAGGTTTACAATGCCCAAGAGGCTCTTGAGATTGCAAGGCAGATTGGCTATCCAGTAATGCTAAAGGCTGCTGCAGGCGGTGGCGGCAAGGGAATCCGAAAGGTTGAATCCGAGGCTGATTTAGAGGCTGCTTTTAACGCTGCTAGTCAAGAAGCTTTAGGAGCCTTTGGTAATGGTGCCATGTATTTGGAGAAGGTTATTTATCCGGCAAGGCATATTGAGGTGCAAATTTTAGGTGATTCACAGGGGCATGTGATACACCTTGGAGAGAGAGATTGCTCCTTACAGCGTAACAATCAAAAGGTACTGGAGGAAAGCCCTTCGATTGCGATTGGCACAACACTGCGTCAAAGGATGGGTGAAGCTGCTGTTCGTGCTGCCAAGGCGGTGTCCTATGAGAATGCTGGCACAATTGAGTTCTTATTAGATGAAGCCAGCGGTGATTTTTACTTTATGGAGATGAATACGCGTGTTCAGGTAGAGCACCCCGTAACAGAGTTTGTTACAGGCGTTGACATTGTCAAGGAGCAATTGCGGATCGCAGCAGGTCTTCCTTTATCAGTTCGTCAAGAGGATATTGTGATTACTGGCCATGCTATTGAGTGTCGTATTAACGCAGAAAATCCAAGCTTTAATTTTGCACCAAGCCCTGGTAAGATTACAGATCTTTACCTACCAAGCGGAGGTGTTGGGCTTAGGATTGATTCTGCTGTTTACAGTGGTTATACGATACCGCCTTATTATGATAGTATGATTGCTAAGATTATCGTTCATGGAGATAACCGATTTGATGCTTTGATGAAGATGCAAAGGGCTCTGTTTGAGTTAGAGATTGAAGGTATTATGACCAATATTGATTTTCAGATGGACTTGATTTCAGACAAGCAAGTGATTGCGGGTGATTACGATACGTCGTTTTTGATGGAAACCTTTTTACCCAGCTACAATAAAGATTAG
- the accD gene encoding acetyl-CoA carboxylase subunit beta encodes MALFSKKDKYIRITPNNSLKSSVSRNVPEVPDELFAKCPACKHMIYQKDLGPAKICPTCSYNFRISAQERLTLTVDEGSFQELFTDIETKDPLRFPDYQAKLQKARQATGLHEAVLTGTALVKGQRLALAIMDSHFIMASMGTVVGEKITRLFELAISERLPVVIFTASGGARMQEGIMSLMQMAKVSAAIKKHSNAGLFYLTILTDPTTGGVTASFAMEGDMIIAEPQSLVGFAGRRVIETTVRENLPDDFQKAEFLKEHGFVDAIVKRTDLRDRIAHLVAFHGGVS; translated from the coding sequence ATGGCCTTATTTAGTAAAAAAGACAAATATATCCGTATTACTCCCAATAATTCTCTCAAAAGCTCTGTCAGTCGTAATGTTCCAGAGGTGCCAGACGAATTATTTGCCAAGTGTCCTGCCTGTAAGCACATGATTTATCAAAAGGATCTGGGGCCGGCAAAGATTTGTCCGACCTGCTCCTATAATTTTAGGATTTCTGCTCAGGAGCGCTTGACTTTAACCGTTGATGAAGGCTCTTTTCAGGAATTGTTTACAGATATTGAAACCAAGGATCCATTAAGATTTCCAGACTACCAAGCCAAGCTGCAAAAGGCCAGGCAGGCTACTGGCTTGCATGAGGCTGTCCTGACTGGAACAGCTCTGGTCAAGGGACAAAGGCTTGCTCTAGCCATCATGGATTCGCATTTTATCATGGCAAGCATGGGGACCGTTGTTGGTGAGAAAATCACTCGCTTATTTGAGCTGGCTATTAGTGAGCGGCTCCCAGTTGTTATTTTTACAGCGTCTGGTGGAGCCCGTATGCAAGAGGGCATTATGAGTCTGATGCAGATGGCTAAGGTTTCTGCAGCTATAAAGAAACATTCAAATGCTGGGCTTTTTTACCTGACTATCCTAACTGATCCGACCACAGGTGGTGTGACAGCGAGCTTTGCAATGGAGGGTGATATGATTATTGCAGAGCCCCAGTCCTTGGTTGGTTTTGCTGGTCGACGCGTCATTGAGACGACAGTTAGAGAAAATTTACCAGATGATTTTCAAAAGGCAGAGTTCTTAAAAGAGCATGGCTTTGTTGACGCTATTGTGAAGCGGACTGACCTGCGTGATCGGATTGCTCATTTGGTGGCATTTCATGGAGGTGTATCATGA
- the accA gene encoding acetyl-CoA carboxylase subunit alpha, whose amino-acid sequence MTDVARILKEARDQGRMTALDYASLIFDEFMELHGDRQFADDGSIVGGIAYLADQPVTVIGIQKGKNLQDNLARNFGQPHPEGYRKALRLMKQAEKFGRPVITFINTAGAYPGVGAEERGQGEAIARNLMEMSDLKVPIIAIIIGEGGSGGALALAVADQVWMLENTMYAVLSPEGFASILWKDGSRATEAAELMKITAAELYQMGVIDRIIPERGYFSSEIVEMIKSHLIDEITQLQAKPLEELLDQRYQRFRKY is encoded by the coding sequence ATGACAGACGTCGCAAGAATATTAAAGGAAGCGCGTGACCAGGGTCGAATGACAGCTCTAGATTATGCCAGCCTGATTTTTGATGAGTTTATGGAGTTGCATGGGGATCGTCAGTTTGCTGATGATGGCTCTATTGTTGGTGGGATTGCCTATTTGGCTGATCAACCGGTCACAGTGATTGGTATTCAAAAAGGAAAAAATCTTCAAGATAATCTGGCTAGAAATTTTGGGCAGCCGCACCCTGAGGGCTATCGTAAGGCCTTACGCTTAATGAAGCAGGCTGAAAAATTTGGTCGTCCAGTGATTACCTTTATCAATACAGCAGGAGCTTATCCGGGCGTAGGTGCTGAGGAGCGCGGTCAAGGTGAAGCTATTGCTAGAAACTTGATGGAAATGAGTGACCTCAAGGTTCCTATCATTGCTATTATTATTGGCGAAGGCGGCTCAGGCGGTGCTTTAGCTTTAGCTGTTGCTGATCAGGTTTGGATGCTGGAAAACACCATGTACGCTGTTCTTAGCCCAGAAGGCTTTGCCTCTATTCTCTGGAAGGATGGCTCTAGGGCTACTGAAGCTGCTGAGCTCATGAAAATTACCGCAGCTGAGCTGTATCAAATGGGCGTCATTGATCGGATTATTCCGGAGCGGGGTTATTTTTCGAGTGAGATTGTTGAGATGATAAAATCACACTTAATTGACGAAATCACTCAGCTACAGGCCAAGCCCTTAGAGGAATTATTGGATCAGCGCTACCAGCGCTTTAGAAAATATTAA
- the serS gene encoding seryl-tRNA synthetase: MLDLKRIRTDFDTVAAKLKTRGVSEAILTSLKALDEQRRTLLVQTEELKAQRNIASAAIAQAKRQKEDASQQIADMQQLAANIKAIDAKLADIDQEITGIITVLPNTPHDSVPIGADEEDNVEIHRWGKPRQFDFDIKAHWDLGEALDILDWERGAKVTGARFLFYKNLGARLERALYNFMLDEHLKEGYQEIIPPYMVNHDSMFGTGQYPKFKEDTFELDGTNFVLIPTAEVPLTNYYRGDIIDGKELPIYFTAMSPSFRSEAGSAGRDTRGLIRLHQFHKVEMVKFAKPETSYEELEKMTANAEHILQKLKLPYRVLALCTGDMGFSAAKTYDLEVWIPAQNTYREISSCSNTEDFQARRAQIRYRDEADGKVKLLHTLNGSGLAVGRTVAAILENYQNEDGSVTIPEVLRPYMGGLEVIKPR, from the coding sequence ATGCTAGATCTTAAGCGTATTCGTACTGATTTTGATACTGTTGCTGCTAAGCTCAAAACACGTGGTGTGTCAGAAGCTATCCTAACCTCTCTAAAAGCCTTAGATGAACAGCGGCGCACCCTGCTTGTTCAAACAGAAGAGCTAAAAGCCCAGCGTAATATCGCCTCTGCTGCTATCGCTCAAGCCAAACGCCAAAAGGAAGACGCCAGCCAACAGATTGCTGACATGCAGCAGCTAGCTGCTAACATCAAGGCAATTGATGCTAAGCTAGCTGACATTGACCAAGAAATTACCGGTATCATCACTGTTTTGCCAAATACTCCCCATGATTCAGTTCCTATTGGAGCTGATGAAGAGGACAATGTAGAGATTCATCGCTGGGGAAAGCCACGTCAGTTTGATTTTGACATCAAGGCGCATTGGGATCTTGGAGAAGCCTTAGATATCCTTGATTGGGAGCGTGGCGCAAAGGTTACCGGTGCTCGCTTCTTATTCTATAAAAATCTTGGTGCAAGGCTGGAGCGTGCCCTTTATAACTTCATGCTTGATGAGCACCTAAAAGAGGGCTATCAAGAAATCATTCCTCCTTATATGGTTAATCATGACTCTATGTTTGGCACTGGTCAATATCCAAAATTCAAGGAGGATACCTTTGAGCTAGATGGGACAAACTTTGTTCTTATCCCAACTGCTGAAGTCCCATTAACCAATTACTATCGTGGTGACATCATAGATGGTAAGGAGCTGCCAATCTACTTTACTGCAATGAGCCCATCATTTCGCTCTGAGGCTGGCTCTGCTGGCCGCGACACTCGTGGCTTGATTCGCTTACACCAATTCCATAAGGTCGAAATGGTTAAGTTTGCTAAGCCCGAAACATCTTATGAAGAGCTGGAAAAAATGACCGCCAATGCCGAGCATATTCTCCAAAAGCTAAAGCTCCCTTATCGTGTCTTGGCTCTTTGTACTGGGGATATGGGCTTTTCGGCCGCTAAAACCTATGATTTAGAGGTTTGGATCCCTGCTCAAAACACCTATCGCGAAATCTCAAGCTGCTCAAATACCGAAGATTTCCAAGCACGCCGCGCACAAATTCGCTACCGCGATGAGGCAGATGGCAAGGTTAAGCTACTGCACACCCTAAATGGCTCTGGGCTTGCTGTCGGACGTACCGTAGCTGCTATCCTAGAAAATTACCAAAATGAGGACGGCTCAGTGACGATTCCAGAAGTGCTTCGTCCTTATATGGGTGGACTAGAGGTGATCAAGCCACGTTAA
- a CDS encoding membrane protein, producing MRKNVMTLDKNRHYGLDLLRIISMFMIVITHVLGKGGLRSTVEGEADSYFIVTWMIQVLVYGAVNCYALISGYVGIKSPYKYSKIVNIWVQVFFYSFLMTLLFALFGFPVSLENWRQALFPIVSGNYWYITAYFGLLIFMPMINGGLNTLSNKQLGRLVLLVFAIFSLIPALMNQQVDEFSLSKGFEMTWLIILYIIGAYLRRIELSRFSHKLLIAVYMGSLVVTYIMKFMVGNIWYWYVSPSLTLGAIALFILFAKLKLTSETLLLRFIVIVSPTTLGIYLVHLHPLLVKFIIRDFAEPFVNAPILLYPLLIFGVGIVIYFLSFLVEQARLMLFKKLGFQNLLKWVDKKIPFAD from the coding sequence ATGCGTAAAAATGTAATGACATTAGATAAGAACCGCCATTACGGTTTAGATTTATTGCGAATCATTTCCATGTTTATGATTGTGATCACACATGTTTTGGGAAAGGGCGGCTTGCGGTCAACTGTCGAAGGTGAGGCAGATTCTTATTTTATTGTTACCTGGATGATTCAGGTTCTTGTTTATGGGGCGGTCAATTGCTATGCGTTGATTAGTGGCTATGTGGGCATTAAGTCGCCCTATAAATATTCCAAAATCGTTAATATTTGGGTACAAGTCTTCTTTTATAGCTTTCTGATGACCCTTTTGTTTGCTCTATTTGGCTTTCCAGTTAGCTTAGAGAATTGGCGTCAGGCCCTCTTTCCCATAGTGAGTGGCAATTATTGGTATATCACCGCCTACTTTGGGTTACTGATTTTTATGCCTATGATCAATGGTGGCCTCAATACCTTATCCAATAAGCAGCTAGGCCGATTGGTACTGCTGGTTTTTGCTATTTTTTCGTTGATCCCAGCTCTGATGAACCAGCAGGTCGATGAATTTTCCTTAAGCAAGGGCTTTGAAATGACTTGGCTGATTATTCTCTACATTATCGGAGCCTATCTAAGGAGGATAGAGCTAAGTAGGTTTAGTCATAAGCTTCTTATTGCGGTTTATATGGGATCTTTGGTAGTTACCTATATCATGAAATTTATGGTGGGAAATATTTGGTACTGGTATGTATCACCTAGCCTGACCTTGGGAGCTATTGCCTTATTTATTCTTTTTGCTAAGCTGAAGCTGACATCAGAAACACTGCTGCTACGCTTTATTGTGATCGTGTCTCCAACGACTCTAGGTATTTATCTGGTGCACTTACACCCCTTGCTGGTCAAATTTATTATTCGCGATTTTGCAGAGCCCTTTGTCAATGCTCCTATCCTTTTATACCCACTACTGATATTTGGCGTCGGCATTGTGATTTATTTTTTGTCCTTTCTGGTTGAACAGGCAAGGCTGATGCTTTTTAAAAAACTAGGCTTTCAAAATTTGTTGAAATGGGTGGACAAGAAAATCCCCTTTGCAGATTGA
- the manO gene encoding mannose operon regulator ManO, protein MAQSLNQRVILQTTAVSYLGIGGKVGKILLGDKALEFYNDKNVEDFIQIPWTAINQIGANVSGKKVSRHFEIFTDQGKFLFASKDSGKILKVARETIGNDKVIKLPTLVQTIIAKLFHHQKKDKKSH, encoded by the coding sequence ATGGCACAATCTTTAAATCAAAGGGTGATCCTTCAGACAACAGCCGTCTCCTATCTTGGAATCGGAGGAAAGGTTGGGAAAATCTTACTTGGAGATAAGGCTTTGGAATTTTACAATGATAAAAACGTTGAGGACTTCATTCAAATTCCCTGGACGGCCATTAACCAAATCGGTGCCAATGTTTCTGGCAAAAAGGTCAGTCGTCACTTTGAAATCTTTACCGATCAAGGCAAATTTCTCTTTGCTTCAAAGGATTCAGGAAAAATCTTGAAGGTTGCTAGAGAAACAATTGGCAATGACAAGGTCATCAAGCTACCAACCTTGGTCCAGACCATAATAGCAAAGCTATTTCATCATCAAAAAAAGGATAAGAAATCTCATTGA
- the manN gene encoding PTS system mannose-specific transporter subunit IID, with amino-acid sequence MTEQIKLTKADRKRVWWRSQFLQGSWNYERMQNMGWAYALIPALKKLYTTKEDRAAALERHMEFFNTHPYVAAPIIGVTLALEEERANGTAIDNAAIQGVKIGMMGPLAGIGDPVFWFTVRPILGALGASLAQTGNLVGPLLFFFGWNIIRMAFLWYTQEFGYKAGSEITKDMSGGILQDITKGASILGMFILAVLVQRWVSINFTINLPGKQLSEGAYVVFPEGAVKGAELKSILGQAMGGMSLDKVQSQTLQGQLDSLIPGLAGLLLTFLCMWLLKKKVSPIAIIIALFAFGIIAHLLHIM; translated from the coding sequence ATGACTGAACAAATTAAATTAACAAAAGCTGACCGTAAACGTGTTTGGTGGCGTTCACAATTCCTTCAAGGGTCTTGGAACTATGAGCGTATGCAAAACATGGGTTGGGCTTATGCACTTATCCCAGCACTTAAAAAGCTTTACACAACTAAAGAAGATCGTGCTGCTGCACTTGAGCGTCATATGGAATTCTTTAACACTCACCCATATGTGGCTGCTCCTATCATCGGGGTAACGCTTGCCCTTGAAGAAGAACGTGCCAACGGTACTGCTATTGACAACGCTGCTATCCAAGGGGTTAAGATCGGTATGATGGGACCTCTTGCAGGTATCGGTGATCCTGTCTTCTGGTTTACAGTGCGTCCTATCCTTGGTGCTCTTGGTGCTTCTCTTGCACAAACTGGTAACCTTGTCGGTCCACTCCTTTTCTTCTTTGGCTGGAACATTATCCGTATGGCCTTCTTGTGGTACACTCAAGAATTTGGCTACAAGGCTGGATCTGAAATCACCAAAGACATGTCAGGTGGTATCCTACAAGACATCACTAAGGGAGCTTCTATCCTTGGTATGTTTATCCTTGCTGTCCTTGTACAACGCTGGGTATCTATCAACTTTACCATCAACCTTCCAGGCAAGCAGCTTTCTGAAGGTGCCTATGTTGTCTTCCCTGAGGGAGCCGTTAAAGGTGCTGAGCTAAAAAGTATTCTTGGACAAGCTATGGGTGGCATGAGCCTTGATAAAGTTCAATCACAAACCCTTCAAGGGCAATTAGACTCATTGATCCCAGGACTTGCTGGATTACTACTTACCTTCCTTTGCATGTGGTTATTGAAGAAAAAAGTATCACCAATCGCAATCATCATTGCCTTGTTTGCATTTGGTATCATCGCACACCTTCTTCACATCATGTAA
- the manY gene encoding PTS system, mannose-specific IIC component produces the protein MSDISLISAILVVIVAFFAGLEGILDQFQMHQPLVACTLIGLVTGHLEAGVMLGGTLQMLALGWANIGAAVAPDAALASVAAAIIMVKGGDFTQKGITFAYSTAIPLAVAGLFLTMIVRTISTVLVHAGDKAALEGNFSAIERFHFAALLLQGLRIAVPAALLVAVPTEAVQSVLKAMPAWLNEGMQIGGAMVVAVGYALVINMMATREVWPFFALGFALAAVTQLTLIAMGVIGVAIAFIYLNLSKQGGNGGGRAGSADPIGDILEDY, from the coding sequence ATGTCAGATATTTCATTAATTTCTGCAATCTTGGTCGTTATCGTTGCCTTCTTTGCCGGTCTTGAAGGTATCTTGGACCAATTTCAAATGCACCAACCACTTGTTGCGTGTACCTTAATCGGACTTGTGACTGGTCACCTTGAAGCAGGTGTTATGCTTGGTGGTACTCTTCAAATGCTTGCACTTGGTTGGGCAAACATTGGTGCTGCTGTAGCTCCTGACGCTGCTCTTGCATCTGTTGCAGCGGCTATTATCATGGTTAAGGGTGGCGACTTTACTCAAAAAGGGATTACCTTTGCATACTCAACAGCTATTCCTCTTGCGGTTGCAGGTCTTTTCCTTACTATGATTGTTCGTACCATTTCAACTGTACTTGTTCACGCTGGGGACAAGGCTGCTTTAGAGGGTAACTTCTCTGCTATCGAGCGCTTCCACTTTGCTGCACTTCTTCTTCAAGGCTTGCGTATTGCTGTACCAGCTGCACTTCTTGTTGCTGTGCCAACTGAGGCCGTTCAAAGTGTCTTGAAGGCTATGCCAGCTTGGTTGAATGAAGGTATGCAAATCGGTGGTGCTATGGTTGTTGCCGTAGGTTACGCTCTTGTTATCAACATGATGGCTACACGTGAGGTATGGCCATTCTTCGCACTTGGTTTTGCCCTTGCAGCTGTGACCCAATTAACACTTATCGCTATGGGTGTTATCGGTGTGGCTATTGCCTTTATCTACCTTAACCTTTCAAAACAAGGTGGTAACGGTGGAGGTCGAGCAGGCTCTGCTGACCCAATCGGCGATATCCTAGAAGACTACTAG
- the manL gene encoding PTS system mannose-specific transporter subunit IIAB, producing MGIGIIIASHGKFAEGIHQSGSMIFGEQEKVQVVTFMPNEGPDDLYGHFNNAIAQFDADDEILVLADLWSGSPFNQASRVAGENPDRKMAIITGLNLPMLIQAYTERLMDANAGVEQVAANIIKESKDGIKALPEELNPVEEASTANGGGQALQGAIPKGTVIGDGKLKINLARIDTRLLHGQVATAWTPASKADRIIVASDSVAKDELRKQLIKQAAPGGVKANVVPINKLIEASKDPRFGNTHALILFETVQDALRAIEGGVEIKELNVGSIAHSTGKTMVNNVLSMDKDDVAAFEKLRDLGVSFDVRKVPNDSKKNLFELIQKANVQ from the coding sequence ATGGGTATCGGTATTATTATTGCCAGCCATGGTAAATTTGCTGAAGGTATTCATCAATCTGGTTCTATGATTTTTGGTGAACAAGAGAAAGTTCAAGTTGTGACTTTCATGCCAAATGAAGGACCAGATGACTTGTATGGACACTTCAACAATGCTATCGCACAATTTGATGCTGATGATGAAATCCTTGTACTAGCTGACCTTTGGAGTGGTTCTCCATTTAATCAGGCTAGTCGTGTGGCAGGAGAAAATCCTGATCGCAAAATGGCTATCATCACTGGTCTAAATTTGCCAATGCTTATTCAAGCCTATACTGAGCGTTTGATGGACGCCAATGCAGGTGTTGAACAAGTAGCCGCAAACATCATTAAAGAATCTAAGGACGGTATTAAAGCCCTTCCTGAAGAGCTCAATCCAGTTGAGGAGGCTTCTACAGCTAATGGTGGTGGTCAAGCGCTTCAAGGAGCTATTCCTAAGGGAACTGTCATTGGAGATGGTAAGCTAAAAATCAACCTTGCTCGTATTGACACTCGTCTTCTTCATGGTCAGGTAGCAACTGCATGGACACCAGCTTCTAAGGCTGATCGTATTATTGTAGCGTCAGATTCTGTGGCTAAGGACGAGCTTCGTAAGCAATTGATCAAGCAGGCGGCTCCTGGTGGGGTTAAGGCTAATGTTGTTCCGATCAATAAATTGATTGAGGCTTCTAAGGACCCACGCTTTGGCAACACTCACGCTCTTATCCTGTTTGAAACTGTTCAGGACGCCCTTCGTGCGATTGAAGGCGGCGTTGAGATCAAAGAGCTGAACGTTGGATCAATAGCGCATTCAACAGGTAAAACAATGGTTAACAACGTATTGTCTATGGACAAGGATGACGTTGCTGCCTTTGAAAAATTACGTGATCTAGGTGTTTCATTTGACGTTCGTAAGGTGCCAAATGATTCTAAGAAAAACCTATTTGAGCTTATCCAAAAAGCAAATGTGCAATAA
- the yidA_2 gene encoding Hydrolase (HAD superfamily), producing MQTHHEDKYALAKAMRAFFKDEIEVDSWGGPLNILEMSPKNINKAYTLKYLLSIYNKEPKDLIAFGDEHNDTEMLAFAGTGYAMKNASPVLLPFADQQLAYSNEEDGVARKLEELFL from the coding sequence ATGCAAACGCATCATGAGGATAAGTATGCCCTAGCCAAGGCCATGCGCGCCTTCTTCAAGGACGAAATTGAGGTGGACTCTTGGGGTGGTCCCTTAAATATCCTTGAGATGTCCCCCAAAAACATTAATAAGGCCTATACCTTAAAATACCTGCTTAGCATTTACAACAAGGAGCCTAAGGATTTAATCGCCTTTGGTGATGAGCATAACGACACAGAAATGCTGGCCTTTGCCGGAACCGGCTATGCCATGAAAAATGCCAGCCCTGTGCTGCTGCCCTTTGCCGACCAGCAGCTAGCTTACTCTAACGAAGAGGACGGGGTCGCCAGAAAACTAGAAGAGCTTTTCTTGTGA
- the ywpJ gene encoding Hydrolase (HAD superfamily) produces the protein MTKKLIAIDLDGTLLHHDNTISTYTQKTIKAVQAKGHEVIISTGRPYRMAIDYYLQLELKTPMISFNGSLTHLPEQRWKYEHNVTLDKAYLLKLLAVQEDFQMDFIASEYRKAFYITMNRPESIDPNLFGLRPSHQIWLYRSTKSRRIQMLFSCKRIMRISMP, from the coding sequence ATGACTAAAAAACTAATTGCTATTGATTTAGACGGGACTTTATTGCATCACGACAATACCATCTCTACCTATACTCAAAAAACCATTAAGGCCGTCCAAGCTAAGGGACATGAGGTCATCATCTCGACAGGACGTCCTTATCGTATGGCTATTGACTACTACCTTCAGCTAGAGCTAAAGACACCTATGATTAGCTTTAATGGCTCTTTGACCCACCTACCTGAGCAAAGATGGAAATACGAGCATAATGTGACTCTTGATAAGGCATACCTTCTCAAACTCCTAGCAGTGCAGGAGGACTTCCAGATGGACTTTATTGCTAGTGAGTACCGAAAAGCCTTCTACATTACCATGAATAGGCCTGAGAGCATTGACCCCAACCTTTTTGGTTTGAGGCCATCACACCAGATATGGCTTTACAGATCGACAAAATCACGCAGGATCCAAATGCTCTTCTCATGCAAACGCATCATGAGGATAAGTATGCCCTAG